The Vescimonas coprocola genome includes a window with the following:
- the dnaK gene encoding molecular chaperone DnaK: MSKVIGIDLGTTNSCVAVMEGGEAVVIPNAEGNRTTPSVVAFSKSGERMVGQTAKRQAITNPDRTIASIKREMGSDHRVNIDGKSYTPQEISAMILQKLKSDAEAYLGQPVTEAVITVPAYFTDAQRQATKDAGKIAGLDVKRIINEPTAAALAYGVDKEQTQKIMVYDLGGGTFDVSILEIDDGVIEVLATAGNNRLGGDDFDQCIMKYLVSEFKRTDGIDLSGDKVAMQRLKEAAEKAKIELSGVTSSNINLPYITADATGPKHLDVTLTRAKFNELTGHLVDATMGPVRQAMSDAGLKASDLSKVLMVGGSSRIPAVVEAVKKFTGSEPFKGINPDECVAMGAALQAGVLTGDVKGLLLLDVTPLSLGIETMGGVCTRLIERNTTIPVKKSQIFSTAADNQTSVEVNVLQGEREMAAANKSLGRFHLDGIAPARRGVPQIEVTFDIDANGIVNVSAKDLGTGNAQHITITSSSNMSKDDIERAVKEAEQYAAEDAKIKEKVEVRNQADQMVYQAEKTLSEVGDKVPESEKAPIQAGIEKLKETLKGEDTDAIKAATEELTQAFYKMSEKLYQQQAPQGDAAAQQPGGDTGAQGGQYYDADYKVVDDDDQNK, encoded by the coding sequence ATGTCTAAAGTTATCGGTATCGACCTTGGTACGACCAATTCCTGCGTCGCCGTCATGGAGGGCGGCGAGGCTGTTGTGATTCCCAACGCAGAGGGCAACCGCACCACCCCGTCCGTGGTGGCTTTCAGCAAGAGCGGTGAGCGTATGGTGGGCCAGACGGCAAAGCGTCAGGCCATCACCAATCCTGACCGCACCATCGCTTCCATCAAGCGTGAGATGGGCTCTGACCACCGTGTGAACATCGACGGCAAGAGCTACACCCCGCAGGAGATCAGCGCCATGATCCTGCAAAAGCTGAAGAGCGACGCCGAGGCCTATCTGGGCCAGCCCGTCACCGAAGCTGTCATCACCGTCCCCGCCTACTTCACCGACGCCCAGCGTCAGGCCACCAAGGACGCCGGCAAGATCGCCGGTCTCGATGTCAAGCGTATCATCAACGAGCCCACCGCCGCCGCTCTGGCCTACGGTGTGGATAAGGAGCAGACCCAGAAGATCATGGTCTACGATCTGGGCGGCGGCACCTTCGATGTCTCCATTCTGGAGATCGACGACGGCGTCATCGAGGTGCTGGCCACCGCCGGCAACAACCGTCTGGGCGGCGACGACTTCGACCAGTGCATCATGAAGTATCTGGTCAGCGAGTTCAAGCGCACCGACGGCATCGACCTGTCCGGCGACAAGGTGGCTATGCAGCGCCTGAAGGAGGCCGCTGAAAAGGCTAAGATCGAGCTGTCCGGCGTCACCAGCAGCAACATCAACCTGCCCTATATCACCGCCGACGCCACCGGCCCCAAGCATCTGGACGTGACCCTGACCCGTGCCAAGTTCAACGAGCTCACCGGCCATCTGGTGGATGCCACCATGGGCCCCGTGCGTCAGGCCATGTCCGACGCCGGTCTGAAGGCCAGCGACCTGTCTAAGGTGCTGATGGTGGGCGGCTCCAGCCGTATCCCCGCCGTGGTGGAGGCCGTGAAGAAATTCACCGGCAGCGAGCCCTTCAAGGGCATCAATCCCGATGAGTGCGTGGCCATGGGCGCCGCCCTGCAGGCCGGCGTGCTGACCGGCGACGTCAAGGGCCTGCTGCTGCTGGACGTCACCCCCCTGTCCCTGGGCATCGAGACCATGGGCGGCGTCTGCACCCGCCTCATCGAGCGCAACACCACCATCCCCGTGAAGAAGAGCCAGATCTTCTCCACCGCCGCCGATAACCAGACCTCCGTGGAGGTCAACGTCCTGCAGGGCGAGCGTGAAATGGCTGCCGCCAACAAGAGCCTGGGCCGCTTCCATCTGGACGGCATCGCTCCGGCCCGCCGTGGCGTGCCTCAGATCGAGGTGACCTTCGACATCGACGCCAACGGCATCGTCAACGTCTCCGCCAAGGATCTGGGTACCGGCAACGCCCAGCACATCACCATCACCTCCTCCTCCAACATGAGCAAGGACGATATCGAGCGTGCTGTGAAGGAAGCCGAGCAGTATGCCGCCGAGGACGCCAAGATCAAGGAGAAGGTGGAGGTCCGCAATCAGGCCGATCAGATGGTCTATCAGGCGGAAAAGACCCTCAGCGAAGTGGGCGACAAGGTGCCCGAGAGCGAGAAGGCCCCCATTCAGGCCGGCATCGAGAAGCTGAAGGAGACCCTGAAGGGCGAGGACACCGACGCCATCAAGGCCGCCACCGAGGAGCTGACGCAGGCCTTCTATAAGATGAGCGAGAAGCTGTACCAGCAGCAGGCGCCGCAGGGCGACGCTGCGGCCCAGCAGCCCGGCGGCGACACCGGCGCACAGGGCGGCCAGTATTACGACGCCGACTACAAGGTCGTGGATGATGACGACCAGAATAAGTAA